A portion of the Limnothrix sp. FACHB-406 genome contains these proteins:
- a CDS encoding beta-ketoacyl-ACP synthase III yields the protein MQTRSPFGIALIGSGSALPDGILDNLALEQLVETSDEWIATRTGIRQRRLAQPQESLTPLAAKAAQRALAMADLQAADLDLILLATSTPDDLFGSAGAIQGAIGASHAVAMDLTAACSGFAFGLVTAAQFLRSGVYRNVLLIGADVLSRWVNWNDRGTCILFGDGAGAVVLQAIDLQEQPAASDALLGFELRSDGSMNHVLNLAGETIEQPLKNGTVVGQGNFQPITMNGQEVYRFAVKRVPEAIEKALHRAERSIEQVDWLLLHQANQRIIDAVADRLGLPHEKTISNLERYGNTSAASIPIALDEAVRDGRIQPGQTLALAGFGAGLSWGAVIVRWGR from the coding sequence ATGCAAACGCGATCGCCCTTTGGAATCGCCCTCATTGGCAGCGGTTCAGCTTTGCCGGATGGAATTTTAGACAACCTCGCCCTAGAGCAGTTGGTTGAAACCTCCGACGAGTGGATTGCCACGCGAACGGGAATCCGTCAACGGCGCTTGGCGCAACCGCAGGAGTCCCTCACGCCGTTGGCCGCAAAGGCTGCTCAGCGGGCGTTGGCGATGGCGGATCTCCAGGCGGCTGATTTGGATTTGATTTTGCTGGCCACCTCCACGCCCGATGATTTGTTCGGGAGTGCTGGGGCGATCCAAGGGGCGATCGGGGCGAGCCACGCGGTGGCGATGGATTTGACGGCGGCTTGCTCGGGGTTTGCGTTTGGCTTGGTGACGGCGGCTCAGTTTTTGCGATCGGGTGTTTATCGCAATGTGCTGCTGATTGGGGCCGATGTGCTCTCGCGCTGGGTGAACTGGAACGATCGGGGCACTTGCATCCTGTTTGGCGACGGGGCAGGGGCTGTGGTGTTACAGGCGATCGATTTGCAGGAGCAACCCGCCGCTAGCGATGCTCTGCTGGGGTTTGAGCTACGCAGCGATGGCTCCATGAACCATGTCTTGAACCTGGCGGGGGAGACGATCGAGCAGCCTCTCAAAAACGGAACCGTGGTGGGTCAAGGCAATTTTCAGCCGATCACCATGAACGGTCAGGAAGTCTATCGTTTTGCCGTTAAGCGAGTTCCCGAGGCGATCGAGAAGGCCTTGCATCGGGCGGAACGGTCGATCGAGCAAGTAGATTGGCTGCTGTTGCACCAAGCGAATCAACGAATCATCGATGCGGTGGCTGATCGCCTTGGGTTGCCCCACGAAAAAACCATCAGCAACTTAGAGCGATACGGCAACACATCCGCCGCCTCCATCCCGATCGCCCTTGATGAAGCGGTTCGTGACGGACGAATTCAGCCCGGCCAAACCTTGGCCCTGGCTGGGTTTGGGGCTGGTCTGTCCTGGGGCGCGGTCATTGTCCGTTGGGGCCGCTGA
- a CDS encoding polymer-forming cytoskeletal protein, with translation MFGRSKKLMPSVTYLAEGSDFQGNLRVQGGLRVDGAVRGTVEVNGDLEISATGSIEGPEVKAGNIIIHGTVKASIVAEGSLTLTRTSRLEGDVVVSALNIEAGAFYVGHIVTKDANLLPVAPPIPKLVGRSE, from the coding sequence ATGTTTGGACGTAGCAAAAAACTAATGCCGTCAGTGACCTATTTGGCTGAGGGAAGTGATTTTCAAGGAAACTTAAGAGTCCAGGGCGGTTTACGGGTTGATGGTGCGGTGCGGGGCACGGTGGAAGTGAATGGGGATTTGGAGATTTCGGCGACTGGCTCGATCGAAGGGCCCGAGGTCAAAGCCGGCAACATCATCATTCACGGCACAGTGAAGGCCAGTATTGTGGCCGAAGGAAGTCTGACCCTAACGCGCACCTCGCGCTTGGAGGGGGACGTGGTGGTTAGCGCCTTGAATATTGAAGCGGGGGCTTTCTACGTGGGCCACATTGTCACCAAGGATGCCAACCTATTGCCCGTCGCTCCGCCGATTCCCAAATTGGTGGGCCGCAGCGAGTAG
- the thrS gene encoding threonine--tRNA ligase: protein MVQQLPDRPLPAADQVDKITLPKTSESETLKKIRHTTSHVMAMAVQRLFPKAQVTIGPWIENGFYYDFDSPEPFSEEALKAIKKEMIKIINKKLPVIREEVSREEAKRRIEAIGEPYKLEILDDIKTEPITLYHLGDQWWDLCAGPHLENTSEINPKAIELETVAGAYWRGDATKAQLQRIYGTAWETPEQLTEYKRRKEEALKRDHRKLGKDLGLFIFADPVGPGLPLWTPKGTMLRSILEDFLKGEQVKRGYLPVVTPHIARVDLFKTSGHWQKYKEDMFPMMAESPEEAAAELGFVLKPMNCPFHIQIFKSQLRSYRELPMRLAEFGTVYRYEQSGELGGLTRVRGFTVDDSHLFVAPEQLDAEFLKVVDLILTVFRALQLKNFKARLSFRDPDSDKYIGSDEAWNKAENAIRSAVQTLGMDSFEAPGEAAFYGPKLDFIFQDALEREWQLGTVQVDYNLPERFDLEYVAADGSRQRPVMIHRAPFGSIERLVGILIEEYAGDFPFWLAPEQIRLLPVGDNFRDYADRVVEQLQLAGIRATVDGSGDRLGKIVRNAEKEKIPVMAVVGEKELETNSLSLRTRADGDLGSVTVATTIERATAANRDRTNF from the coding sequence ATGGTTCAGCAATTGCCCGATCGTCCCCTGCCCGCCGCCGACCAGGTTGATAAAATCACCCTGCCGAAAACTAGCGAATCGGAAACGCTGAAAAAAATTCGCCACACCACTTCCCACGTGATGGCCATGGCGGTGCAGCGCTTGTTTCCCAAGGCTCAAGTGACGATCGGCCCCTGGATCGAAAACGGCTTTTACTACGATTTTGATAGCCCCGAACCCTTCAGTGAAGAGGCGTTGAAGGCGATCAAAAAAGAGATGATCAAAATCATCAACAAAAAGCTGCCGGTGATTCGCGAAGAGGTGTCCCGCGAGGAAGCCAAGCGCCGGATTGAGGCGATCGGGGAACCCTACAAGCTGGAAATTCTCGACGACATCAAAACCGAACCGATCACCCTCTATCACCTGGGCGATCAGTGGTGGGATCTTTGCGCCGGGCCCCACCTGGAAAACACCTCAGAAATTAACCCCAAGGCGATCGAACTGGAAACCGTGGCCGGAGCCTATTGGCGCGGCGATGCCACCAAGGCCCAGCTCCAGCGGATCTATGGCACGGCCTGGGAAACCCCCGAGCAACTGACCGAATATAAACGCCGCAAGGAAGAAGCCCTGAAGCGCGATCACCGCAAACTGGGCAAAGACTTGGGCTTGTTTATCTTTGCGGATCCCGTGGGTCCGGGCTTGCCCCTCTGGACTCCCAAGGGCACGATGCTGCGATCGATCCTGGAGGACTTCCTCAAAGGCGAACAGGTCAAGCGCGGCTATTTGCCCGTGGTCACGCCCCACATTGCCCGCGTGGATTTGTTCAAAACCTCCGGCCACTGGCAAAAGTACAAGGAAGACATGTTCCCGATGATGGCCGAGTCGCCGGAGGAGGCGGCCGCCGAGTTGGGCTTTGTGCTGAAGCCGATGAACTGCCCCTTCCACATCCAAATCTTTAAGAGCCAGTTGCGATCGTATCGGGAGCTGCCGATGCGCCTGGCGGAATTCGGCACGGTCTATCGCTACGAGCAGTCCGGCGAGTTGGGCGGTCTAACACGGGTGCGCGGCTTCACGGTGGATGACTCCCACCTGTTTGTTGCGCCCGAGCAGTTGGATGCGGAATTCCTGAAGGTGGTGGATCTGATCCTGACGGTGTTCAGGGCGCTGCAACTGAAGAATTTCAAAGCGCGTCTTAGCTTCCGCGATCCCGACTCCGACAAGTACATCGGCTCCGATGAGGCCTGGAATAAGGCCGAAAACGCCATTCGATCGGCCGTGCAAACCCTGGGCATGGATTCCTTTGAGGCCCCCGGTGAAGCGGCCTTCTATGGTCCCAAGCTGGACTTCATTTTCCAGGATGCCCTAGAGCGCGAGTGGCAACTGGGGACAGTGCAGGTGGATTACAACCTGCCGGAGCGGTTTGATCTGGAATACGTCGCCGCCGATGGCAGCCGTCAGCGGCCGGTGATGATCCACCGGGCCCCGTTCGGTTCGATCGAGCGGTTGGTGGGCATCCTGATCGAAGAATACGCCGGAGATTTCCCCTTCTGGCTGGCTCCCGAGCAAATTCGGCTGTTGCCCGTGGGTGACAATTTCCGCGACTACGCCGATCGCGTCGTGGAGCAACTGCAACTGGCGGGTATTCGGGCCACGGTGGATGGTTCGGGCGATCGGCTGGGCAAAATCGTCCGCAACGCCGAAAAGGAAAAAATCCCCGTGATGGCCGTGGTCGGCGAAAAAGAGCTGGAAACCAACAGCCTCAGCCTGCGCACCCGGGCCGACGGTGATTTGGGATCGGTGACGGTGGCCACCACGATCGAACGGGCCACGGCCGCCAACCGCGATCGCACCAATTTTTAG
- the hemG gene encoding protoporphyrinogen oxidase: MVAAPIGVEGTTDRSTTIDVLIVGAGLTGLSAAHRLVNHSGNRGRSTLVVEAQNRVGGNITTRSADGFLWEEGPNSFAPTPELLKLAVEVGLKDELVFADGKLPRFVYWDGRLQAIPMSPGAFWNSTLLSDRGKARLLLGAAGFVPPIVGAAISARGGEETVREFFTRHLGQEAMERLVDPFISGVYAGDPNALSASAAFRKMAAMQAAGGGLGAGAARILWAKRQAAKQAPPADPRLPKPKSGELGSFREGLQALPEAVARGLGNRVKLGWQVEAIARDPQGTYQVAIASPDGPQQITARSIILATPAPVTAQLLEPLAPRASTALNAIPYPAVACVILAYPETAFAQSLRGFGNLIPRSLGLQTLGTIWASSLFAGRAPQGWAHLINFIGGAQNPTLIHKTEDEIAQMVHADVRRILLKQDVPPKVLSVKLWRRAIPQYTIGHGSRLATLHQELQHWPGLFACSNYEGGVALGDCVRHGWEQADAIEQFLGSRV, translated from the coding sequence GTGGTTGCTGCACCGATTGGGGTTGAAGGGACAACGGATCGATCGACGACGATCGATGTGTTGATTGTCGGCGCGGGTTTAACGGGCTTGAGCGCTGCCCACCGCTTGGTGAATCACTCGGGCAACCGAGGGCGATCGACCCTGGTGGTGGAAGCGCAAAACCGTGTGGGCGGCAACATCACCACCCGATCGGCCGATGGGTTCCTGTGGGAAGAGGGGCCCAACAGCTTCGCCCCCACGCCAGAGCTGCTGAAACTCGCCGTGGAAGTGGGGTTGAAGGATGAGCTGGTGTTTGCGGATGGCAAGCTGCCTCGATTTGTCTACTGGGACGGTCGGTTACAAGCCATTCCCATGAGTCCCGGCGCATTTTGGAATTCCACCTTGCTGAGCGATCGGGGCAAAGCCAGACTGCTGTTAGGTGCGGCGGGTTTTGTGCCCCCGATCGTGGGTGCAGCCATTTCGGCAAGGGGCGGCGAAGAAACCGTCCGTGAATTCTTCACTCGCCACCTGGGTCAAGAAGCCATGGAGCGCCTCGTGGATCCCTTTATCTCGGGGGTTTATGCCGGAGATCCCAATGCCCTCAGTGCTTCGGCAGCCTTCCGCAAAATGGCCGCCATGCAAGCGGCCGGTGGTGGCTTGGGAGCCGGGGCAGCGCGGATTCTCTGGGCCAAACGCCAAGCGGCCAAACAAGCGCCCCCAGCCGATCCCCGCTTACCCAAGCCCAAGTCTGGGGAGTTGGGATCCTTCCGCGAGGGACTGCAAGCTTTGCCGGAAGCGGTGGCACGCGGTTTGGGCAATCGGGTCAAGCTGGGTTGGCAAGTGGAAGCGATCGCCCGTGATCCCCAAGGCACTTACCAGGTTGCGATCGCCAGCCCCGATGGCCCCCAACAGATCACGGCTCGATCGATCATTCTGGCTACCCCAGCTCCGGTCACGGCTCAACTGCTAGAACCCCTCGCCCCCCGAGCCAGCACCGCCCTCAACGCCATTCCCTACCCCGCCGTTGCCTGCGTAATTTTGGCCTATCCCGAAACCGCCTTTGCCCAGTCCCTGCGCGGCTTTGGCAACCTGATTCCCCGCAGCCTGGGCCTGCAAACCCTAGGAACCATTTGGGCATCCAGCCTGTTTGCAGGACGCGCTCCCCAAGGTTGGGCCCACCTAATCAACTTCATTGGCGGCGCACAAAACCCCACCCTGATCCACAAAACCGAAGACGAAATCGCCCAAATGGTTCATGCGGACGTGCGGCGGATTTTGCTGAAACAGGACGTGCCGCCCAAGGTGCTGTCGGTCAAACTCTGGCGACGGGCAATCCCGCAATACACAATCGGGCATGGGTCTCGCCTGGCCACCTTGCACCAGGAGCTTCAGCATTGGCCTGGCCTCTTTGCTTGCAGCAACTATGAAGGCGGCGTAGCGCTGGGTGATTGCGTGCGCCATGGTTGGGAACAGGCCGACGCGATCGAGCAGTTCCTCGGCAGTCGAGTCTAG
- a CDS encoding DUF72 domain-containing protein: protein MAIDWQFRLGCAVWSYPGWVGSVYPPRTSGQKALRCYGERFWAVEGNTTFYGVPTAATVQRWGSLVPDGFRFCLKLPRDVTHLGPLLDRGPAALAFAERAAALGDRRGPLFAQLPPSYGPSQSADLRQFLSQWRQSTDVPLALEVRHRDWFLPHWRDRLNGWLRELGIGRVVLDTRPIYRGLDLARDDPQRQSQRRKPDLPLQACVTAEFAIVRFISHPEAWRNEAYLLEWRDRVLRWLERGVQLYFFVHCPIEEHSPHTARQFQALLEAATVPAVAAIAPLPWNQLSITEGAAAMARDRTGGDRLGSQNDSQNDQLSLF from the coding sequence ATGGCGATCGACTGGCAATTTCGGCTCGGCTGTGCCGTGTGGTCTTATCCCGGTTGGGTGGGTTCGGTGTATCCGCCGAGAACTTCGGGGCAAAAAGCCCTGCGTTGTTATGGCGAGCGGTTTTGGGCCGTTGAGGGCAACACGACGTTTTATGGTGTGCCCACGGCAGCCACGGTGCAGCGCTGGGGATCGTTGGTTCCCGATGGATTTCGCTTTTGCCTGAAGTTGCCTCGGGATGTGACCCATCTGGGGCCCTTGCTCGATCGCGGGCCGGCAGCGTTGGCCTTTGCGGAGCGAGCGGCGGCCTTGGGCGATCGGCGCGGGCCCTTGTTTGCCCAGCTTCCTCCTAGCTACGGCCCCAGCCAGAGCGCAGATCTACGACAGTTTTTGAGCCAATGGCGACAGTCAACCGATGTTCCTTTGGCTTTGGAGGTGCGTCACCGGGATTGGTTTTTGCCCCATTGGCGCGATCGTCTCAATGGTTGGTTACGAGAACTGGGGATTGGTCGGGTGGTGTTGGACACGCGGCCCATTTATCGGGGTTTGGATTTGGCCCGGGACGATCCCCAACGGCAATCCCAGCGCCGCAAACCGGATTTGCCGCTGCAAGCCTGTGTAACGGCGGAGTTCGCGATCGTCCGGTTCATTTCCCACCCGGAAGCCTGGCGCAATGAGGCTTATTTGTTGGAATGGCGCGATCGAGTGTTGCGCTGGCTGGAGCGAGGAGTGCAACTGTATTTTTTTGTCCATTGCCCGATCGAGGAGCATTCGCCCCACACGGCCCGCCAGTTTCAGGCTTTACTAGAGGCGGCGACGGTTCCGGCCGTGGCCGCGATCGCCCCGTTGCCTTGGAATCAGTTATCAATCACCGAAGGTGCGGCAGCAATGGCCAGGGATCGGACTGGGGGCGATCGCCTCGGATCCCAAAACGATTCCCAAAACGATCAGCTTTCCCTGTTTTAG
- the plsX gene encoding phosphate acyltransferase PlsX, which yields MGSTGDRIAIDAMGGDYAPEEIVAGAVRASEELGVKVLLVGDPHKIEACLKEHNAGSNLEIVPADGVVEMDEEPLTALRRKPNSSINVATNLVKEGRADAVVSAGHSGASMAAALLRLGRIPGIERPAIGAVLPTQVNGKQVLILDVGANVDCRPKFLEQFAVMGSIYSQHVLGVERPNVGLVNIGEEECKGNELALRAHQLLSENPAIHFAGNAEGRDILSGQFDVAVCDGFVGNVLLKFAEAVGSAMLQVVKEELPKGTRGKIGVTVLKHNLKRIKQRVDHAEHGGGLLLGVNGVCIIGHGSSRAPSAFGAIRLAKAAVESRVIERIQAQYQQSVQQAVASEN from the coding sequence ATGGGGTCAACTGGGGATCGAATCGCAATTGACGCAATGGGCGGCGACTATGCCCCCGAAGAAATCGTCGCCGGAGCCGTGCGCGCCAGCGAAGAACTGGGGGTTAAGGTTCTGCTAGTCGGTGATCCCCACAAAATCGAGGCTTGCCTGAAAGAGCACAATGCTGGTTCAAACCTCGAAATTGTGCCCGCCGATGGTGTGGTGGAGATGGACGAAGAGCCATTAACCGCCCTGCGCCGCAAACCCAATTCTTCCATCAATGTGGCCACGAATCTGGTCAAGGAAGGCCGAGCCGATGCTGTGGTTTCGGCGGGGCACTCGGGCGCGTCCATGGCGGCGGCACTGCTGCGGTTGGGACGAATTCCGGGCATTGAACGCCCCGCGATCGGGGCCGTGTTGCCAACCCAGGTCAATGGCAAGCAAGTTTTGATCTTGGATGTGGGGGCCAATGTGGACTGTCGCCCCAAATTCCTAGAGCAATTTGCCGTGATGGGTTCCATCTACAGCCAACATGTTTTGGGGGTGGAACGGCCCAATGTGGGCTTGGTCAACATTGGCGAAGAGGAATGTAAGGGCAATGAACTGGCCCTGCGGGCCCATCAGTTGCTGTCGGAAAATCCCGCCATTCACTTTGCGGGCAATGCCGAGGGGCGCGATATCCTCTCAGGCCAGTTCGATGTGGCTGTTTGTGATGGCTTTGTGGGCAATGTGCTGCTGAAGTTCGCGGAAGCGGTGGGCAGCGCGATGCTTCAGGTGGTGAAGGAAGAACTACCCAAGGGCACACGCGGCAAAATTGGGGTCACGGTGTTGAAGCACAACCTGAAGCGCATTAAGCAACGGGTCGATCATGCGGAGCATGGGGGCGGTTTGTTGCTGGGCGTGAACGGGGTTTGCATTATTGGCCATGGCAGCTCGCGGGCCCCTTCAGCCTTTGGGGCCATCCGCCTCGCCAAGGCGGCTGTGGAATCTCGTGTGATTGAGCGAATCCAAGCCCAGTATCAACAAAGCGTGCAGCAGGCTGTTGCTTCGGAGAATTAA
- a CDS encoding diguanylate cyclase domain-containing protein — protein MEIEAAVQRTFATGSASGSVAEAARRWMALPDSAARSSCLLVLESNQLKGVVLPRDLLRALATQPTRLLGTIAQAVQPILLKDLGQWIGTIEGLRTLLDLFTRQGLDILPVVDGGLRPLGVLPLMVVSQELILRLQQQADHRDLAEQQLMTAYAEMRGMLEALPDLVLELSTEQAHVRVMPTQLAQVSNHGGELINQMVEILTDSTRSGPWLAAAREAIRQQRSLSLEYSLRLGEQEAWFIANIAPTSHSSVIWVARDISDRKRAERALAEANVQLKAWIDTLERRNQELKLLGDLSGLLQTCLSIAEAGRALPSVLMALFPRCSGGVFLYDDSKGVFSLISQWGDSFSSQSTFAFRHCWALRRGRSHRVESGPQNLRCQHAFEGFIGESLCMPLVGRGQTLGLLHLCTQPNQRLISEYQPMATAVAEHLGLALSDMQSRQKHNLVTLQDEDAQLFNRQYLEQRLQRDLLSMARAQQPLSLLAIALDGLAVAERLSGQDTSRYLLQRVVMRLRNHISELEALGRYGKYDLVLLLPNTEIEEACRRAERLRQLLSSLDASLLEFAPQGIGVAIGIASFPDHGRTAAELLHRADVALYRARSGKGNGIVPYSLPDSDRA, from the coding sequence ATGGAAATTGAAGCGGCTGTTCAACGAACCTTTGCCACAGGCTCAGCGTCTGGATCGGTGGCGGAAGCGGCACGGCGCTGGATGGCTCTGCCCGATAGTGCTGCCCGATCGAGTTGTTTGCTGGTTCTCGAAAGCAATCAGCTTAAGGGCGTGGTCTTGCCTCGGGATCTCTTGCGGGCCCTGGCCACTCAGCCCACGCGGCTGCTGGGAACCATTGCCCAGGCCGTCCAACCAATCTTGCTCAAGGACTTGGGGCAATGGATTGGCACCATTGAGGGCCTCCGAACCCTGTTGGATCTGTTTACCCGCCAAGGCCTCGATATTTTGCCCGTGGTGGATGGGGGACTGCGGCCCCTCGGGGTGTTGCCGCTGATGGTCGTTTCCCAAGAATTGATTTTGCGCCTGCAACAACAGGCTGATCACCGTGACCTGGCTGAGCAGCAGTTAATGACTGCCTATGCCGAAATGCGGGGCATGTTGGAAGCCCTGCCGGATCTGGTGCTGGAACTGTCAACGGAGCAGGCCCATGTGCGGGTGATGCCTACCCAGTTGGCCCAGGTGTCGAATCATGGGGGTGAGCTAATTAATCAGATGGTGGAAATTCTGACGGATTCCACCCGATCGGGCCCTTGGTTGGCCGCTGCGCGGGAAGCTATTCGGCAACAACGTTCCCTGTCCTTGGAATATTCCCTGCGGCTGGGAGAACAGGAGGCTTGGTTCATTGCCAACATTGCCCCCACCTCCCACAGCAGCGTGATTTGGGTGGCGCGTGATATCAGCGATCGCAAACGGGCCGAGCGGGCCCTGGCTGAAGCCAATGTTCAGCTCAAGGCTTGGATTGATACCCTAGAGCGCCGTAACCAGGAGTTGAAACTGCTGGGCGATCTCAGCGGTCTGCTGCAAACTTGCCTGAGCATCGCTGAGGCGGGCCGCGCCTTGCCCAGTGTGTTGATGGCTTTGTTTCCCCGCTGTAGTGGAGGGGTGTTTTTATACGACGACAGCAAGGGCGTATTTTCCCTGATCAGCCAGTGGGGCGATAGTTTCTCCAGCCAATCGACCTTTGCCTTTCGCCATTGCTGGGCCCTGCGGCGTGGGCGATCGCACCGAGTAGAATCGGGGCCGCAAAACCTGCGTTGTCAGCACGCCTTTGAGGGGTTCATTGGCGAATCTCTCTGTATGCCCTTGGTGGGGCGGGGGCAAACCTTGGGCCTGTTGCACCTTTGCACCCAGCCCAATCAGCGTCTGATTTCCGAATACCAACCCATGGCCACGGCCGTGGCGGAGCACTTGGGCTTGGCCTTGTCTGATATGCAATCGCGCCAAAAACATAACCTGGTGACGCTTCAAGATGAGGATGCGCAACTGTTTAATCGGCAATATTTGGAGCAGCGGCTTCAGCGCGACTTGTTAAGTATGGCTCGTGCCCAGCAACCCTTGAGTTTGTTGGCGATCGCCCTGGATGGTTTGGCTGTGGCGGAGCGCCTTTCGGGCCAAGATACCAGCCGATATTTGTTGCAACGGGTGGTGATGCGGTTGCGCAACCATATCTCTGAGTTGGAAGCCCTGGGGCGCTACGGCAAATATGACTTGGTGCTGTTGTTGCCCAACACGGAGATTGAGGAAGCCTGTCGCCGAGCGGAGCGGTTGCGCCAACTGTTGTCGTCGCTGGATGCGTCCCTGCTGGAGTTTGCGCCCCAAGGAATTGGCGTGGCGATCGGGATTGCCAGTTTCCCAGACCATGGCCGCACGGCGGCTGAGTTGTTGCACCGGGCAGACGTGGCCCTTTATCGGGCCCGATCGGGCAAGGGTAACGGGATTGTGCCCTATAGCTTGCCCGACAGCGATCGCGCCTAA
- a CDS encoding ATP-binding protein: MRAHQSYRQVVLNLLGRSTVPYRLQGDVFDLEQLAPSLKVGNDRASLFSGYLHQIFLYYLFEEHEAAIALIPRVQEYQDAGIGFFSMSTWVFYQALIELQQYSLATSSEQTKIWESVQGAQDRLHQWAVYAPENQAHRWQLVAAEVNRVLGQKTEAIETYDCAIADAKKSGFSHEEALANELAAKFYLQWGKEKVAAGYMQEAYYGYARWGAKAKTADLERRYPQLLSPILRAPVPVFNPLETLAAATIPPALRTSAIHNSSGQVSGTPSSSASDVNEMLDLAAVIRASQTLAGTIQLDDLLRQLTQIVLQCSGGDRCALVVAGGEGDWQVRAIAQPESVKVCTESLETCPVLPVQLVQYVKNTETTVVIDQGQTSLPITDQYLIQAAPKSVLCLPILNQSQLVAILYLENSAVANVFTNDRLLVLNFLCAQAAISLENSRLYQQAQTYAHQLEQSQLQVVQSEKMASLGNLVAGVAHEINNPIGFLNGSIQNLQDSIGDLLSHLSLYRQYYPDPESAIESHAEAIELDFLSEDLPTLLKSMQLATDRIKGISNSLRTFSRADTQYKIQAHLHEGIDSTLLILKYRLKANEYRPAIQVIQDYGNVPPIDCFPGQLNQVFMNLLANAIDMFDELAQGSPFEHWVAHPQQITICTQVVDQQVQIAIRDNGKGMSEAVRSNIFDHAFTTKAVGKGTGLGLAIARQIVVDKHGGSLEVRSEIGQGAEFLISLPIHGD, encoded by the coding sequence TTGCGTGCGCATCAATCCTATCGACAAGTGGTGCTGAATCTCCTGGGTAGATCGACTGTTCCCTATCGTTTGCAGGGCGATGTTTTTGATCTGGAGCAATTGGCTCCCTCCCTCAAGGTGGGGAATGATCGAGCCTCTCTGTTCAGTGGTTATTTGCATCAAATCTTCCTGTACTACCTATTTGAAGAACATGAAGCAGCTATAGCGTTAATTCCAAGGGTTCAAGAGTATCAGGATGCAGGAATTGGCTTCTTTTCAATGTCTACTTGGGTGTTTTACCAAGCGTTAATCGAACTTCAGCAGTACTCTTTGGCAACATCATCAGAACAGACCAAAATTTGGGAATCAGTGCAAGGGGCCCAAGATCGCCTTCATCAATGGGCAGTTTATGCGCCAGAAAATCAAGCGCATCGTTGGCAATTGGTGGCGGCTGAGGTTAATCGAGTGTTGGGGCAAAAAACTGAAGCGATCGAGACCTATGACTGTGCGATCGCTGATGCTAAAAAAAGTGGGTTTTCCCATGAGGAAGCTCTGGCCAATGAGCTGGCAGCAAAGTTCTACCTCCAATGGGGTAAAGAAAAGGTGGCTGCCGGTTATATGCAAGAGGCTTACTATGGCTATGCGCGTTGGGGTGCGAAGGCCAAAACTGCGGATTTGGAGCGACGCTATCCACAGTTGTTGAGTCCAATTTTGCGAGCGCCTGTGCCAGTTTTTAATCCCTTAGAAACGCTGGCAGCGGCTACAATTCCGCCGGCACTCCGCACATCTGCAATTCACAATTCTTCAGGCCAGGTTAGTGGTACGCCCAGTTCTTCTGCTTCCGACGTGAATGAAATGTTGGATTTGGCGGCGGTCATTCGTGCTTCTCAGACCTTGGCCGGTACGATTCAGTTAGATGATTTGTTGCGGCAACTAACACAAATTGTTTTGCAATGTTCGGGTGGCGATCGCTGTGCGCTGGTGGTTGCCGGTGGTGAAGGTGATTGGCAGGTGCGGGCGATCGCCCAGCCAGAATCAGTGAAAGTCTGCACAGAATCTTTGGAAACTTGCCCTGTTTTGCCAGTGCAGTTGGTGCAGTATGTGAAGAACACTGAGACAACAGTGGTGATTGACCAGGGCCAAACCAGCCTGCCCATCACAGATCAATATTTGATTCAGGCTGCCCCTAAAAGTGTGTTGTGCTTGCCAATTTTGAACCAATCGCAGTTGGTGGCGATTTTATATTTAGAAAATAGCGCGGTGGCTAATGTTTTTACGAACGATCGCCTACTGGTCTTGAACTTTCTCTGTGCCCAGGCTGCGATTTCTCTGGAAAATTCACGCCTATATCAGCAAGCCCAAACCTATGCCCACCAGCTTGAGCAGTCCCAATTACAGGTGGTGCAAAGCGAAAAAATGGCCTCGTTGGGCAATTTGGTAGCTGGTGTGGCCCATGAAATTAATAACCCGATCGGCTTTTTAAATGGCAGTATCCAAAATCTTCAGGATTCCATTGGAGATTTGCTAAGCCATCTATCGCTCTATCGGCAATATTACCCTGATCCTGAATCGGCCATTGAAAGCCATGCGGAAGCGATCGAACTAGACTTTTTAAGTGAAGATTTGCCGACGCTCTTGAAGTCTATGCAGTTAGCAACCGATCGAATCAAGGGAATTAGTAATAGCTTGCGAACCTTCTCGAGGGCGGACACCCAATATAAGATTCAGGCTCATCTTCACGAAGGGATTGATAGTACGCTGCTAATTTTGAAATATCGACTGAAGGCGAATGAGTATCGCCCAGCGATTCAAGTGATTCAAGACTATGGCAATGTGCCCCCGATCGATTGCTTTCCGGGGCAACTGAACCAGGTGTTTATGAATTTGCTGGCCAACGCGATCGATATGTTTGATGAGTTGGCCCAGGGGTCACCCTTTGAGCATTGGGTTGCCCATCCGCAACAAATTACAATCTGTACCCAAGTTGTGGATCAACAGGTGCAGATTGCTATTCGGGATAATGGGAAAGGGATGAGCGAAGCGGTGCGATCGAATATTTTTGACCATGCCTTCACGACAAAAGCCGTGGGCAAGGGAACGGGGTTGGGATTAGCGATCGCCCGCCAAATTGTTGTGGATAAACACGGGGGGAGCTTGGAGGTGCGATCCGAGATTGGCCAAGGTGCAGAATTTCTGATCAGCTTGCCAATTCATGGAGATTAA